Proteins encoded within one genomic window of Columba livia isolate bColLiv1 breed racing homer chromosome 1, bColLiv1.pat.W.v2, whole genome shotgun sequence:
- the NAP1L1 gene encoding nucleosome assembly protein 1-like 1 isoform X1, which translates to MANIDNKEQSELDQQDMEDVEEVEDDETGEDANNKARQLTVQMMQNPQILAALQERLDGLVGTSTGYIESLPKVVKRRVNALKNLQVQCAQIEAKFYEEVHELERKYAALYQPLFDKRSEIINAIYEPTEEECEWKADAEEDISEEMKDKAKLEEEKKDEEKEDPKGIPEFWLTVFKNVDLLSDMVQEHDEPILKHLKDIKVKFSEVGQPMSFTLEFHFEPNDYFTNEVLTKTYRMRSEPDDSDPFSFDGPEIMGCTGCQIDWKKGKNVTLKTIKKKQKHKGRGTVRTVTKTVSNDSFFNFFSPPEVPESGDLDDDAEAILAADFEIGHFLRERIVPRSVLYFTGEAIEDDDEDYDEEGEEADDEEGEEEADEEHDPEYDPKKDQNPAECKQQ; encoded by the exons ATGGCAAACATAGACAA CAAAGAACAGTCTGAACTTGATCAACAGGATATGGAAGATGTTGAAGAAGTAGAAGATGATGAAACTGGTGAAGACGCCAACAACAAAG cTCGGCAGTTGACTGTGCAGATGATGCAAAATCCTCAGATTCTTGCAGCCCTTCAGGAAAGACTTGATGGTCTGGTAGGAACATCTACAGGATATATAGAAAG CTTGCCAAAAGTTGTTAAAAGACGTGTGAATGCTCTCAAGAACCTTCAAGTTCAATGTGCACAGATAGAAGCAAAATTCTATGAGGAAGTTCACGAGCTGGAAAGAAAGTATGCTGCTCTCTATCAACCCTTATTTGACAAG CGAAGTGAAATCATCAATGCAATTTATGAACCTACAGAGGAAGAATGTGAATGGAAAGCAGATGCTGAAGAAGACATTTCA GAGGAAATGAAAGATAAAGCCAAgcttgaagaggaaaaaaaagatgaagaaaaagaagacccTAAAGGAATTCCTGAGTTTTggctgacagtattcaagaatgTGGACTTGCTCAGTGATATGGTTCAG GAACATGATGAACCTATCCTGAAACACTTAAAAGATATCAAAGTGAAGTTTTCAGAAGTTGGACAGCCTATG AGTTTCACATTAGAATTTCATTTTGAACCAAATGACTACTTCACAAATGAAGTGTTGACAAAGACGTATAGAATGAGGTCAGAGCCAGATGATTCTGATCCCTTTTCCTTTGATGGACCAGAAATCATGGGTTGTACAGG TTGCCAAATAGactggaagaaagggaagaatgtTACTTTGAAAACCATTAAGAAGAAGCAGAAACATAAGGGTCGTGGAACAGTTAGAACCGTGACAAAAACTGTTTCTAATGATTCTTTCTTCAACTTCTTTAGTCCTCCTGAAG TTCCTGAAAGTGGAGACCTG gatGATGATGCTGAGGCAATCCTCGCTGCAGACTTTGAAATAGGCCATTTCTTGCGTGAACGTATAGTTCCCCGATCAGTATTGTACTTCACAGGAGAAGCTAttgaagatgatgatgaagat taTGATGAGGAaggtgaagaggcagatgatGAG gagggggaagaggaggcagaTGAAGAACATGATCCTGAATATGACCCAAAA AAGGATCAAAACCCAGCAGAATGCAAGCAGCAGTGA
- the NAP1L1 gene encoding nucleosome assembly protein 1-like 1 isoform X2 codes for MANIDNKEQSELDQQDMEDVEEVEDDETGEDANNKARQLTVQMMQNPQILAALQERLDGLVGTSTGYIESLPKVVKRRVNALKNLQVQCAQIEAKFYEEVHELERKYAALYQPLFDKRSEIINAIYEPTEEECEWKADAEEDISEMKDKAKLEEEKKDEEKEDPKGIPEFWLTVFKNVDLLSDMVQEHDEPILKHLKDIKVKFSEVGQPMSFTLEFHFEPNDYFTNEVLTKTYRMRSEPDDSDPFSFDGPEIMGCTGCQIDWKKGKNVTLKTIKKKQKHKGRGTVRTVTKTVSNDSFFNFFSPPEVPESGDLDDDAEAILAADFEIGHFLRERIVPRSVLYFTGEAIEDDDEDYDEEGEEADDEEGEEEADEEHDPEYDPKKDQNPAECKQQ; via the exons ATGGCAAACATAGACAA CAAAGAACAGTCTGAACTTGATCAACAGGATATGGAAGATGTTGAAGAAGTAGAAGATGATGAAACTGGTGAAGACGCCAACAACAAAG cTCGGCAGTTGACTGTGCAGATGATGCAAAATCCTCAGATTCTTGCAGCCCTTCAGGAAAGACTTGATGGTCTGGTAGGAACATCTACAGGATATATAGAAAG CTTGCCAAAAGTTGTTAAAAGACGTGTGAATGCTCTCAAGAACCTTCAAGTTCAATGTGCACAGATAGAAGCAAAATTCTATGAGGAAGTTCACGAGCTGGAAAGAAAGTATGCTGCTCTCTATCAACCCTTATTTGACAAG CGAAGTGAAATCATCAATGCAATTTATGAACCTACAGAGGAAGAATGTGAATGGAAAGCAGATGCTGAAGAAGACATTTCA GAAATGAAAGATAAAGCCAAgcttgaagaggaaaaaaaagatgaagaaaaagaagacccTAAAGGAATTCCTGAGTTTTggctgacagtattcaagaatgTGGACTTGCTCAGTGATATGGTTCAG GAACATGATGAACCTATCCTGAAACACTTAAAAGATATCAAAGTGAAGTTTTCAGAAGTTGGACAGCCTATG AGTTTCACATTAGAATTTCATTTTGAACCAAATGACTACTTCACAAATGAAGTGTTGACAAAGACGTATAGAATGAGGTCAGAGCCAGATGATTCTGATCCCTTTTCCTTTGATGGACCAGAAATCATGGGTTGTACAGG TTGCCAAATAGactggaagaaagggaagaatgtTACTTTGAAAACCATTAAGAAGAAGCAGAAACATAAGGGTCGTGGAACAGTTAGAACCGTGACAAAAACTGTTTCTAATGATTCTTTCTTCAACTTCTTTAGTCCTCCTGAAG TTCCTGAAAGTGGAGACCTG gatGATGATGCTGAGGCAATCCTCGCTGCAGACTTTGAAATAGGCCATTTCTTGCGTGAACGTATAGTTCCCCGATCAGTATTGTACTTCACAGGAGAAGCTAttgaagatgatgatgaagat taTGATGAGGAaggtgaagaggcagatgatGAG gagggggaagaggaggcagaTGAAGAACATGATCCTGAATATGACCCAAAA AAGGATCAAAACCCAGCAGAATGCAAGCAGCAGTGA